The following are encoded in a window of Citrobacter freundii genomic DNA:
- a CDS encoding 3-phenylpropionate MFS transporter, whose translation MVLHSTRWLALGYFTYFFSYGIFLPFWSVWLEGLGLTPETIGLLLGAGLIARFLGSLLIAPRVSDPSRLISALRILALLTLVFALAFWAGTHVAWLMVVMVGFNLFFSPLVPLTDALANTWQKQITMDYGRVRLWGSVAFVIGSALTGKLVTLYDYRVILVLLSLALASMLLGMMIRPSVQPAGEVRQQESTGWPAWRQLIMQSWRFLACVSLLQGAHAAYYGFSAIYWQSAGYSASAVGYLWSLGVVAEVIIFALSHKLFRRFSARDLLLLSAVCGVVRWGLMGWSTELPWLIVVQILHCGTFTVCHLAAMRYIAARQSSEVIRLQAVYSAIAMGGSIAIMTVFAGYLYQNMGSGVFWVMALVALPAIVLRPKVTAQSPVL comes from the coding sequence ATGGTTTTGCACTCCACGCGCTGGCTGGCGCTCGGTTATTTCACCTACTTTTTTAGCTACGGGATTTTTCTGCCTTTCTGGAGCGTGTGGCTCGAAGGGTTGGGGCTGACGCCTGAAACCATCGGCCTGCTGTTAGGCGCGGGGTTAATTGCACGTTTTCTCGGTAGTTTGCTCATTGCGCCGCGCGTGAGCGATCCCTCTCGTCTGATTTCCGCTTTACGCATTTTAGCGCTGCTGACGCTGGTGTTTGCGCTGGCCTTCTGGGCGGGGACGCACGTGGCGTGGCTGATGGTGGTGATGGTCGGGTTTAACCTGTTCTTCTCGCCGCTGGTGCCGCTGACGGATGCGCTGGCGAATACCTGGCAAAAGCAAATCACCATGGACTATGGCCGGGTGCGGTTGTGGGGGTCTGTGGCCTTTGTGATTGGCTCGGCGCTGACCGGTAAGCTGGTGACCCTGTATGACTATCGGGTGATCCTGGTGCTGCTGTCACTGGCGTTGGCGTCAATGCTGCTGGGTATGATGATCCGCCCGAGCGTGCAGCCTGCGGGAGAAGTTCGCCAGCAGGAGAGTACCGGATGGCCAGCATGGCGTCAGCTTATTATGCAGAGCTGGCGCTTTCTTGCCTGCGTGAGCCTGCTGCAAGGGGCGCACGCCGCCTATTATGGTTTCAGCGCTATTTACTGGCAGTCTGCCGGGTATTCGGCGTCAGCGGTGGGCTATTTATGGTCACTGGGTGTGGTCGCGGAAGTGATTATCTTCGCACTCAGCCACAAGCTGTTCCGCCGCTTTAGCGCCCGCGATCTGTTGCTGCTCTCCGCCGTGTGTGGCGTGGTGCGCTGGGGGTTGATGGGCTGGAGCACCGAGCTGCCGTGGCTTATCGTGGTGCAAATCCTGCATTGCGGTACGTTTACCGTGTGTCACCTGGCGGCTATGCGCTACATTGCCGCACGCCAGAGCAGCGAAGTGATTCGTTTGCAGGCGGTCTATTCCGCCATTGCGATGGGCGGAAGTATTGCCATCATGACCGTGTTCGCTGGTTACCTGTACCAGAATATGGGCAGCGGTGTATTCTGGGTTATGGCGCTGGTGGCGCTGCCCGCCATCGTCTTGCGGCCTAAAGTGACGGCGCAATCACCGGTGTTATGA
- the csiE gene encoding stationary phase inducible protein CsiE → MMTTLAPPSVLSAPQRRCHVLLTLFQPGQIATTQTFSALNGVEDDVVREDIIGAGIEIQRYHRLTIIATQNGGYHIEGSALNQRLCFLHWLRRGLRLCPGFITGQFTPALKMQLKQRGIARTLYDDTNLHALINLCSRRLQKPFECRDVQFLRLFLQYSLLQHHAGLHPEFNPLQQRWAQSCAEYALAEEIGRHWQRRVMQSAPPGESLFMALLFSMIRIPDPIRDNHQQDRRLRLAIARLVLRFRESGNVRFSDEQGLNDQLYVHLAQALNRSVFAIGIDNTLPEEFSRLYPRLVRTTREALKGFEAEYEVHFSEEEAGLVAVIFGAWLMQEKDLHEKQIILLTGNNERLETHIEQQLRELTLLPLNVKHMPMQDFQKQGSPRGVALIITPYTTPLPLFSPPLIHADLSLTLHQQQQIRKILES, encoded by the coding sequence ATGATGACAACGCTTGCCCCGCCATCTGTACTTTCTGCTCCCCAGCGCCGCTGCCATGTGCTGCTGACGCTGTTCCAGCCGGGGCAAATCGCGACCACCCAGACATTTAGCGCCCTCAATGGCGTCGAAGACGATGTGGTCCGCGAGGATATCATCGGCGCGGGGATTGAAATCCAGCGTTATCATCGCCTTACTATCATTGCCACGCAGAATGGTGGCTACCATATCGAAGGATCGGCACTCAATCAACGATTGTGCTTTCTGCACTGGCTACGACGCGGCCTGCGGCTGTGCCCGGGCTTTATCACCGGGCAGTTCACACCAGCGTTAAAAATGCAGCTCAAACAACGCGGCATCGCCCGTACGCTGTATGACGACACCAATCTGCATGCGCTCATCAACCTCTGTTCCCGGCGACTGCAAAAGCCGTTTGAATGCCGGGATGTCCAGTTTCTGCGCCTGTTTTTACAGTACAGCCTGCTGCAACATCACGCCGGGCTCCACCCGGAGTTTAACCCGCTACAACAGCGCTGGGCGCAATCCTGCGCCGAGTATGCGCTCGCCGAAGAAATCGGTCGTCACTGGCAGCGCCGTGTGATGCAAAGTGCGCCACCGGGCGAGTCGCTGTTTATGGCGCTGCTGTTCTCGATGATCCGCATCCCCGATCCCATTCGCGATAACCATCAGCAGGACCGCCGCCTGCGTCTGGCCATTGCCCGACTGGTGCTACGTTTTCGCGAGAGCGGCAACGTCCGCTTCAGCGACGAACAAGGATTGAACGACCAGTTGTACGTGCATCTTGCTCAGGCGTTGAACCGTAGCGTGTTCGCGATTGGCATTGATAACACCCTGCCGGAGGAGTTCAGTCGGCTCTATCCCCGGCTGGTGCGCACCACGCGAGAAGCGCTCAAGGGATTTGAAGCGGAATACGAAGTGCATTTCTCTGAAGAAGAAGCGGGGCTGGTCGCCGTCATTTTTGGCGCATGGCTGATGCAGGAAAAAGATCTGCACGAGAAGCAAATCATTCTGCTGACGGGCAATAATGAACGACTGGAGACGCATATCGAGCAGCAATTGCGTGAGCTGACCCTGCTGCCGCTGAACGTAAAACATATGCCGATGCAGGACTTTCAGAAACAGGGCTCGCCGCGTGGCGTGGCGCTGATTATTACCCCGTACACCACGCCGCTACCGCTGTTTTCACCGCCGTTGATTCATGCGGATCTGTCGCTTACGCTGCATCAGCAGCAGCAGATCCGCAAAATCCTCGAATCATAA